In a single window of the Bos javanicus breed banteng chromosome 16, ARS-OSU_banteng_1.0, whole genome shotgun sequence genome:
- the VWA1 gene encoding von Willebrand factor A domain-containing protein 1, with product MLPWTVIGLALSLRLARSGAERGLPASALQGDLLFLLDSSASVSHYEFNRVREFLGRLAALLPVGPGALRASLVHVGSRPHTEFPFGQHSSGSAVQDAIRAAAQRMGDTNTGLALAYAKEQLFAKAAGARPGVPKVLVWVTDGGSSDPVGPPMQELKDLGVTVFIVSTGRGNLLELSAAASAPAEKHLHFVDVDDLHIITQALRGSILDAMWPQQLHASEVTSSGFRLAWPSLLTADSGYYVLELAPSTDPGAARRQQLPGNATGWAWTGLDSDTDYDVALVPESNVRLLRSQHLRVRTLPEETGPELIVVSHTRPRSLRVSWAPALGPDAALGYHVQVGPLRGGAAQSVEVPAGENSTTLQGLAPGTAYLVTVTAAFRSGRERALSAKACTPEGERSRAPRPQPQRTGGREP from the exons ATGCTGCCCTGGACGGTGATCGGCCTGGCCCTGAGCCTGCGGCTGGCGCGGAGCGGCGCGGAACGTG GCCTTCCGGCATCTGCCCTTCAGGGGGACCTGCTGTTTCTGTTGGACAGTTCAGCCAGCGTGTCTCATTATGAGTTTAACCGAGTTCGGGAGTTTTTGGGGCGGCTGGCGGCCCTGCTGCCCGTGGGTCCTGGGGCCCTGCGTGCCAGCCTGGTGCACGTGGGCAGCCGACCACACACCGAGTTCCCCTTCGGCCAGCACAGCTCAGGCTCAGCCGTCCAGGATGCCATACGGGCTGCAGCCCAGCGCATGGGCGACACCAACACTGGCCTGGCACTGGCATACGCCAAGGAGCAACTGTTTGCCAAGGCGGCAGGGGCCCGGCCAGGAGTGCCCAAGGTGCTGGTGTGGGTGACAGACGGCGGCTCCAGCGACCCCGTGGGGCCCCCCATGCAGGAGCTGAAGGACCTGGGGGTCACCGTCTTCATCGTCAGCACTGGTCGGGGCAACCTCCTGGAGCTGTCTGCTGCCGCTTCGGCCCCCGCTGAGAAACACCTGCATTTTGTGGATGTGGACGACCTGCACATCATCACCCAGGCACTGAGGGGCTCCATCCTCG ATGCGATGTGGCCACAGCAGCTCCATGCCTCCGAGGTTACGTCCAGCGGCTTCCGCCTGGCCTGGCCGTCCCTACTGACGGCAGACTCAGGCTATTACGTGTTGGAACTGGCGCCCAGCACGGATCCGGGGGCCGCGCGCCGTCAGCAGCTGCCAGGGAACGCCACGGGCTGGGCCTGGACCGGTCTGGACTCAGACACGGACTACGACGTAGCCCTGGTGCCGGAGTCCAACGTGCGGCTCTTAAGATCACAGCACCTACGGGTGCGCACGCTGCCAG AGGAGACCGGGCCGGAGCTCATCGTCGTCTCGCACACCAGGCCGCGCAGCTTGCGCGTGAGCTGGGCCCCGGCGCTTGGCCCGGACGCCGCGCTCGGTTACCACGTGCAGGTCGGGCCCctgcggggcggggcggcgcagAGCGTGGAGGTGCCCGCGGGCGAGAACAGCACCACGCTTCAGGGCCTGGCGCCCGGCACCGCCTACCTGGTGACCGTGACCGCAGCCTTCCGCTCGGGCCGCGAGAGGGCGCTGTCAGCTAAGGCCTGCACGCCCGAAGGCGAGCGCAGCCGTGCCCCGCGTCCCCAGCCGCAGAGGACTGGGGGCCGGGAACCGTGA
- the TMEM88B gene encoding transmembrane protein 88B produces the protein MSDQERETEEDEGGDPSDTAPMLPQRLPDHQASDLMSPGWASLAARGLGTLLFQGWALARLLLHLLLPAAVFLLVLLPAAAVVYLGFLCHSRVHPAPRPACRALLSDRGSAAVIVLGFLSLPPLLVLASAARARLARRLHSLLPPPTWSPGPHRQSDGEKQLCAWV, from the exons ATGAGTGAtcaggagagggagacagaggaggatgAGGGAGGAGACCCTTCAGACACAGCACCCATGCTGCCCCAGAGGCTTCCTGACCACCAGGCTTCAGACCTGATGTCCCCAGGGTGGGCAAGCCTGGCTGCCCGAGGCCTGGGGACCCTGCTGTTCCAAGGATGGGCCTTGGCCCGGCTCCTGCTCCACCTACTGCTGCCTGCAGCTGTGttcctgctggtgctgctgcctgCAGCTGCCGTCGTGTACCTGGGATTCCTGTGTCACTCGAGG GTCCACCCGGCGCCCCGCCCCGCGTGCCGCGCGCTGCTGTCCGACCGCGGCTCCGCGGCAGTCATCGTGTTGGGCTTCCTCTCGCTGCCTCCGCTGCTGGTGCTCGCCTCGGCCGCTCGCGCCCGCCTGGCACGACGCCTCCACTCGCTGCTGCCGCCCCCTACTTGGAGCCCCGGACCCCACCGCCAGTCCGACGGGGAGAAGCAGCTCTGCGCCTGGGTGTGA
- the ANKRD65 gene encoding ankyrin repeat domain-containing protein 65 isoform X2 — MPDSCCFQMDSGVSEPGEQDLTEAGAEQELRWLDLGSEEALGAGTQGPSTPQAWGHLLQAVWKGHTGLVTQLLRQGASVEERDGAGRTPLHLAVLRGHVSLVRLLLQRGAQVGAADRAGRTPLHEAAWHGPSRVAELLLRRGAPANARCLAGLTPLHWAAALGRTLMVGHLLAAPHPGPTAADARGWTAAHWAAAGGQMAVLELLGANGGARLDSVLLVAAAAGRATALRLLLAQGAPVDARDGVGATVLGVAAGLGRRQDMEVLLEHGADPSLTDRYGRSALHRAAAGGHLLAVQLLAAWGAEVDSQDLLGLTPLHHAARGGHIEVTGHLLDRGAEVNAAGWLHKTPLHLAMEHGHGPTAEFLLSRGASPTLRTRWGDMAQDLWPALCGEQEES; from the exons atgcctgattcatgttgtttCCAGATGGACTCTGGGGTCTCAGAGCCTGGGGAGCAGGACCTGACAGAGGCAGGGGCGGAGCAGGAACTGCGGTGGTTGGATCTGGGCTCTGAGGAGGCTCTGGGAGCTGGGACACAGGGGCCCAGCACCCCACAGGCCTGGGGGCACCTGCTGCAGGCTGTGTGGAAGGGTCACACGGGCCTGGTGACTCAGCTGCTGCGGCAAGGGGCCAGTGTGGAGGAGAG GGATGGCGCGGGCCGAACTCCGCTCCACCTGGCGGTATTGCGCGGCCACGTGTCGCTGGTGCGTCTCCTGCTGCAGCGCGGGGCCCAGGTCGGAGCCGCAGACCGCGCGGGGCGCACACCGCTGCACGAAGCCGCCTGGCACGGGCCGTCGCGGGTGGCAGAGCTGCTGCTGCGGCGCGGGGCGCCGGCGAATGCACGTTGCCTGGCCGGCCTCACACCGCTGCACTGGGCCGCCGCGCTGGGCCGCACGCTGATGGTTGGGCACTTGCTGGCGGCGCCTCACCCGGGCCCAACAGCGGCAGACGCGCGCGGCTGGACTGCGGCGCACTGGGCGGCCGCGGGAGGCCAGATGGCGGTGCTCGAGCTGCTGGGAGCCAACGGCGGCGCGCGCCTAGACAGCGTCCTGCTCGTGGCGGCCGCGGCTGGGCGCGCAACTGCGCTTCGTCTCCTTCTGGCGCAAGGGGCGCCGGTGGACGCCCGGGACGGTGTGGGGGCCACTGTGCTGGGCGTCGCGGCCGGCCTGGGCCGCAGGCAG gACATGGAGGTGCTGCTTGAGCACGGGGCAGACCCAAGCCTCACGGACAGGTATGGCCGCTCTGCACTCCACAGGGCTGCTGCGGGTGGACATCTGCTTGCCGTCCAGCTGCTGGCCGCCTGGGGAGCAGAAGTGGATTCTCAGGACCTGTTGGGCCTCACCCCCCTGCACCATGCTGCCCGGGGAGGCCACATAGAGGTCACTGGCCACCTCCTAGACAGGGGTGCAGAGGTCAATGCCGCTGGCTGGCTCCACAAGACCCCCCTGCATCTCGCCATGGAGCATGGCCATGGCCCCACTGCAGAGTTTTTGCTGAGCCGAGGTGCCAGCCCCACCCTGCGGACACGGTGGGGGGATATGGCCCAGGACTTGTGGCCTGCCCTCTGTGGAGAACAAGAGGAGTCCTAG
- the ANKRD65 gene encoding ankyrin repeat domain-containing protein 65 isoform X1: MPDSCCFQMDSGVSEPGEQDLTEAGAEQELRWLDLGSEEALGAGTQGPSTPQAWGHLLQAVWKGHTGLVTQLLRQGASVEERDGAGRTPLHLAVLRGHVSLVRLLLQRGAQVGAADRAGRTPLHEAAWHGPSRVAELLLRRGAPANARCLAGLTPLHWAAALGRTLMVGHLLAAPHPGPTAADARGWTAAHWAAAGGQMAVLELLGANGGARLDSVLLVAAAAGRATALRLLLAQGAPVDARDGVGATVLGVAAGLGRRQDMEVLLEHGADPSLTDRYGRSALHRAAAGGHLLAVQLLAAWGAEVDSQDLLGLTPLHHAARGGHIEVTGHLLDRGAEVNAAGWLHKTPLHLAMEHGHGPTAEFLLSRGEKSPEVPPGDRGSGWSLSNKCVAGPGAAPLTPRATHPCSSGLLHSLQWRD, encoded by the exons atgcctgattcatgttgtttCCAGATGGACTCTGGGGTCTCAGAGCCTGGGGAGCAGGACCTGACAGAGGCAGGGGCGGAGCAGGAACTGCGGTGGTTGGATCTGGGCTCTGAGGAGGCTCTGGGAGCTGGGACACAGGGGCCCAGCACCCCACAGGCCTGGGGGCACCTGCTGCAGGCTGTGTGGAAGGGTCACACGGGCCTGGTGACTCAGCTGCTGCGGCAAGGGGCCAGTGTGGAGGAGAG GGATGGCGCGGGCCGAACTCCGCTCCACCTGGCGGTATTGCGCGGCCACGTGTCGCTGGTGCGTCTCCTGCTGCAGCGCGGGGCCCAGGTCGGAGCCGCAGACCGCGCGGGGCGCACACCGCTGCACGAAGCCGCCTGGCACGGGCCGTCGCGGGTGGCAGAGCTGCTGCTGCGGCGCGGGGCGCCGGCGAATGCACGTTGCCTGGCCGGCCTCACACCGCTGCACTGGGCCGCCGCGCTGGGCCGCACGCTGATGGTTGGGCACTTGCTGGCGGCGCCTCACCCGGGCCCAACAGCGGCAGACGCGCGCGGCTGGACTGCGGCGCACTGGGCGGCCGCGGGAGGCCAGATGGCGGTGCTCGAGCTGCTGGGAGCCAACGGCGGCGCGCGCCTAGACAGCGTCCTGCTCGTGGCGGCCGCGGCTGGGCGCGCAACTGCGCTTCGTCTCCTTCTGGCGCAAGGGGCGCCGGTGGACGCCCGGGACGGTGTGGGGGCCACTGTGCTGGGCGTCGCGGCCGGCCTGGGCCGCAGGCAG gACATGGAGGTGCTGCTTGAGCACGGGGCAGACCCAAGCCTCACGGACAGGTATGGCCGCTCTGCACTCCACAGGGCTGCTGCGGGTGGACATCTGCTTGCCGTCCAGCTGCTGGCCGCCTGGGGAGCAGAAGTGGATTCTCAGGACCTGTTGGGCCTCACCCCCCTGCACCATGCTGCCCGGGGAGGCCACATAGAGGTCACTGGCCACCTCCTAGACAGGGGTGCAGAGGTCAATGCCGCTGGCTGGCTCCACAAGACCCCCCTGCATCTCGCCATGGAGCATGGCCATGGCCCCACTGCAGAGTTTTTGCTGAGCCGAG GGGAGAAGAGCCCAGAGGTTCCTCCAGGAGACAGAGGCAGTGGCTGGAGCCTGAGCAACAAATGTGTCGCTGGACCAGGAGCAGCTCCACTGACTCCCAGAGCCACTCACCCCTGCAGCTCAGGCCTTCTCCACTCTCTGCAGTGGAGAGACTGA